The Syntrophorhabdaceae bacterium genome segment GCTTAAGTCGCAGCGGGGTGAGAAGTGGCATCCCTCCGGATGATAGAGAGGATTGGGGAGCTGACCCGGGATCGTGTAGAGTTCAACCTTTCCCTTCTCGCCTTTAGGCAGCGAGGCGAGAAGCCCCTTGGTGTAGGGATGCCGGGGGCGTTTGAAGAGTTCCTTTGTGGGCGCCTCCTCCACGATCCTTCCACAGTAGAGCACCGCCACTCTGTTGCACATCTTGGCCACGAGACCCAAATTGTGCGTAATGAGCAGCATGGTCATGTGGAATCGGTCCTGGATTTCCCGGATGAGCTTTATGATTTGCATCTGGATGGTCACATCGAGGGCGCTTGTGGGCTCGTCTGCGATGAGCAGGTCGGGGCGGCAGGCAAGAGCGGTTGCGATAATCACCCGTTGTTTGAGCCCACCGCTTAACTGGTGCGGGTAGTCCTTCAGGCGCTGCTCGGGAGAGGGGATGTTGACGACCTGCATGACCTTAATCACTTCGGCGGCCATGTCGTCCACCTTGAGTGTCCGATGATATTTGAAGGCCTCGGAGATCTGAAACCCCACGGAGAGTAAAGGGTTCAACGCGGTTGTAGGGTCCTGGGGGATGAAGGTAATCTCGCTGCCTCGTATCTTTTCGACTTCTGTCTCGCTCTTCTTCAAGATATCCTGGCCGTTAAAGAGGATCTCTCCGGACACGATTCTGCCGGCCGGTTTTGCGACCACCCCCACGAGCGCCTGACCTATCACACTTTTCCCGCTCGCCGATTCGCCCACGAGTCCCAGTACTTCCCGTTTCCTGATGAAGAAATCGACCCCTTCCACGGCACGGATGACACCCCGGTCCGTGGAAAAATGGATGTGCAGGCCTTTCACTTCAAGGATCTTCTCGTCCATATATCAGGTCCTCAGTTGATGGCGCGGATCAAGCTCATCCCTGAGCCAGTCCCCGATCAGGTTTCCGGCAAGACAGGTCATGACGATGGCGATGCCGGGAAAAGTGGCAATCCACCAGCCGAAACTGAGATTGCTTCTGCCGTCGGCGCATAGACCGCCCCACGTAACCGTAGGGGGCTGTACGCCTAGACCCAAAAAGGAGAGGGCGGCCTCGAATATGATCATCTTTCCTACGTCGAGGGTAGCGAGTACTAAAACCGTGTTGAGCACATTGGGCAGGATGTGGACGAAGAGGTTCCTAAACCTGCCGGAACCGGAGATGACGGCCATATCCACGAACTCTGCCGTGGAGAGCTTCATGGACTCAAAGCGTATAATCCTCGTGTAGCCGACCCAGTTGCACAGAGCGAGGGCGATAATGATGTTTGTGAGGCTCGGACCGATGGCCGCGATGATGGCCATCGCAATGAGGATGTACGGCATGGAAAGCATCATGTCGGTGAATCGCATGATAACGGAGTCGATTTTGCCTCCCGAGTAACCGGCGATCATGCCGAGAAGGGTGCCCACAAAAGCGGAAAGCAACACCCCGGCGAACCCGACGATAACCGATACCCGCGATCCGTAGATGATCCGGCTCAGTACGTCCCTGCCTAGGGCATCTGTGCCGAGAATATAGGAGGCTGAACCGCCCTTAAGCCACACAGGCGGCTTCAAGGCGTCGAGCAAGGTCTGGGCCGTGGGGTCATGAGGGGCGATCCACTGGGCGGAGACGGACGAGATAAAGAGGAGCAGAATAATCGCCGCCGGGATTTTGGGGATCCGGCGGATGAGCATCCTGAATTTGATCTTCTGTTCAGCTTTCCTCGTTTCATTGTCTGTGGAGTTCTTACCAGCCATCTTATCCTCTCTTCACCCTCGGGTCTGTCGCCATATAGACGACGTCCACGAAGAGGTTGATCAGAATGAAACAGGAAGCCGTAATGATGACCGTTGCCTGCACCACCGGAAAATCGCGGCCGTAGATAGCATCGATAGAGAGCCTTCCGATTCCCGGCCAGGAGAATATGAACTCGGTGATGACCGCTCCTCCCAAAAGCAGGCCGAACTGGAGGGCAACCATGTTGAGAATGCTGATGAAGGCGTTCCGTATCACGTGGCGCAGAAGCACGGTCCTTTCCGGCACCCCTTTGAGTCTGGCGTAGCGCACGTAGTCGGCATCAAGTTCGTCGAGCACATTTGACCGGGTCAGGCGCGCCGTGGCCGCAGCAAAGAACAACGCAAGGGTGAAGGCGGGCAGGATTACCGCGTTCCACCCCGCATATCCGGACGGAGGAAAAAGCCTGAACTTCACGGCGAAGAGCAGGATTAACATGATGCCTGCCCAGAAATTGGGGATCGATTGACCGAGCACGGCAAGCCCCATCCCGATCCTGTCCGTAATCGTGCCCCTTCGTACCGCAGAGATTACCCCGAGCGGCAGAGAAATCATGATGGAGATGATCGTAGCCACAATCGTAAGATAGAGAGTTGCCGGGAATTTTTCGAGCACGAGTCTTAACACAGGCTGGTTGTACCGGAAGGACTTTCCGAAATCGCCCCGCACTACCTGCCCTACGTAGACGGCGAGTTGCACGTACAGGGGTTTATCGAGCCCCAGTTCGTGTGTCATGGCGATCCGTTGTTCCTTGCTCGCGTCCGGAGGCAAAAGCAGCGCTACTGGATCTCCCATAACCCGGGCTATGAGAAAGGTGATGACGATTACCCCGAAGACCACGATGACCGAGTGCCAGAGCCTTCGAACGATGTATAGACCCAAAGACCTTCTCCTTTGTTTGGGAAGGGGGTTACCCCCCCTTCCCTGTAGGCTTTCGCGCGTCTTACTTGCTTACATTATAGAAAAGGAGGAATTCGTCACCACG includes the following:
- a CDS encoding ABC transporter ATP-binding protein; protein product: MDEKILEVKGLHIHFSTDRGVIRAVEGVDFFIRKREVLGLVGESASGKSVIGQALVGVVAKPAGRIVSGEILFNGQDILKKSETEVEKIRGSEITFIPQDPTTALNPLLSVGFQISEAFKYHRTLKVDDMAAEVIKVMQVVNIPSPEQRLKDYPHQLSGGLKQRVIIATALACRPDLLIADEPTSALDVTIQMQIIKLIREIQDRFHMTMLLITHNLGLVAKMCNRVAVLYCGRIVEEAPTKELFKRPRHPYTKGLLASLPKGEKGKVELYTIPGQLPNPLYHPEGCHFSPRCDLSTGKCKEVPVMEQAGEDHRVRCWRWREM
- a CDS encoding ABC transporter permease, whose protein sequence is MAGKNSTDNETRKAEQKIKFRMLIRRIPKIPAAIILLLFISSVSAQWIAPHDPTAQTLLDALKPPVWLKGGSASYILGTDALGRDVLSRIIYGSRVSVIVGFAGVLLSAFVGTLLGMIAGYSGGKIDSVIMRFTDMMLSMPYILIAMAIIAAIGPSLTNIIIALALCNWVGYTRIIRFESMKLSTAEFVDMAVISGSGRFRNLFVHILPNVLNTVLVLATLDVGKMIIFEAALSFLGLGVQPPTVTWGGLCADGRSNLSFGWWIATFPGIAIVMTCLAGNLIGDWLRDELDPRHQLRT
- a CDS encoding ABC transporter permease, which encodes MGLYIVRRLWHSVIVVFGVIVITFLIARVMGDPVALLLPPDASKEQRIAMTHELGLDKPLYVQLAVYVGQVVRGDFGKSFRYNQPVLRLVLEKFPATLYLTIVATIISIMISLPLGVISAVRRGTITDRIGMGLAVLGQSIPNFWAGIMLILLFAVKFRLFPPSGYAGWNAVILPAFTLALFFAAATARLTRSNVLDELDADYVRYARLKGVPERTVLLRHVIRNAFISILNMVALQFGLLLGGAVITEFIFSWPGIGRLSIDAIYGRDFPVVQATVIITASCFILINLFVDVVYMATDPRVKRG